GTAACGTTCTTCACGAGCAATACCCCAAGGAGGGTGAGCAGCAGCGAGCAAGGGGCCAGAATATAGAACAGCAACCGCCAGGAATGATTCTCCACGAGCCAGCCGTTCAGCACAGGTCCGATCGCCGGAGCGAAATTAACCGCAAGCCCGATCATCCCCATCGTGAACCCCCGCCGGGCAACCGGGATCAGAATGAACGTCAGTGTCTGCACCAGGGGGAGCATGATGCCCACACCAACCGCCTGCACGACTCTTCCCGTGAGCAGCAGGCCGAAGCCCGGAGACACCGCGCACAGAAGCGTTCCCGCGCTCAGCATCCCCATGGCGAAGACGAATACCTGCTTGGTGGTGAACCGCTGAATAAGAAAAGCCGTAATAGGAACTACAATGCCCGTAACCAGGGCAAAAGCGGTCGTTAACCACTGCACGGTACTCGCAGATATCCGGAACTCGCCCATAATGTTCGGCAGTGCCGTATTCAGCGAGGATTGATTCAGCAGCCCTGCCATAGTTCCGATAATTAGAATAGCCATGATAAGGATCGTGCCCTTCGGTGCCTTTTCCATTTCCGTTCCCCTCCACTACTTAAAATCTGCAATAATAAAAATCTGCAATTCCGCCCGGCTTAGGTCTGGTCGGCATACCGCCACCAGGCAAGCGTGCCTATGAGGCCAACAGCGCCGGTGAGAAACGGAAGCATACGGCTAACCAGCTCCAGATGTGTGCTCTCCTCTCCTGAGGCACCGCTGAGCAGTCCGGGAATAGCCCACGGAATATACTCTACAATGCCCAGCGCCCCGCCGAACTGAGCGATCACAATGGTAAGCAGGACGATGCCCAGGGGATACAGGAAACCGCGCCCGATACAAGCCATCCACGCTACAGGGATGCTCAGAACAATCACCATGAGACAGATCTGTGCGTACCCGCTGAATCCCTGAACAATGACCTCCAGACTCCATCCGTCCAAGCCGGTAAGCCATGCCGTGATGCACCCGGATATGAACATGAACAAGGATAGAACTTCACATAATAACGTAGCAACAACAATCTTCGCAGCGGCCACCCCATACCGGGACAGCGGCAGGGCCAGCAGGTCCTTCACCGTGCGGTCGGAATATTCCCGGCCGAAGCTCCAGCTGTACACGAACCCGAAGCCGATCAAGCCTCCCATGGAGACGATAATACCCAGCTCCTTCAGAAATCCTGCCATATTGATCTCACCCTCAAAGGCGCTCTGGGAGCCAATGGTCCCGGAGAACACCAATCCGACCATTACCGGCACCAGGATGCTGACCACCAGCGAGATCACGAACAGCCTGGAACGGCGAAGCTTCAAGACCTCCACCCACAGGGCCGATAGCCATTGATTCATCCTCTCACTCCTCCTTCAGATCCAATGACTCTTAGAAAATAATGCTCCAAATCCTCTTCCTCCACCTGTATCAGCGTAGGCGGCATATCCGCATACACCAGCAGCTTGGAGATATGTTCCGGATTCGTTACGGCTCGTTCTTCCTGAAGCAGCAGTGTGCCCTCTGCGTTCTGTTGCACAGCATAGCCTGCTTGAGTCAGCCTGCTGCGCGCGCTTGCCGGATCGCGGGTCTGCACCAGCAGACTCCTGCGGAGCAAGGGATGAAGATCCTCCACATCCGTCTCTTGCAGCAGCTTCCCTTGATGCACGATGCCAATTCTGCTCGTCAGCCTGGAGACTTCGCCAAGAATATGGCTGGAGATAAAAATCGTCACTCCCTGATCCGCCGCAAGGTCCCGGAGCAGCTCCCGCACCTCCACAATCCCCGCCGGGTCAAGCCCGTTCGTCGGCTCATCCAGAATCAGCACCTGCGGATGATGCAGCATGGCCTTGGCGAGACCCAGCCGCTGCCCGTTACCGAGGGAGAGCGTCCCGGCTTTGCGGTCCCGGTAAGCGGTAAGCTGGAGCCTGTCGATAATACTGTCA
This genomic interval from Paenibacillus sp. FSL H8-0332 contains the following:
- a CDS encoding ABC transporter permease, with the translated sequence MNQWLSALWVEVLKLRRSRLFVISLVVSILVPVMVGLVFSGTIGSQSAFEGEINMAGFLKELGIIVSMGGLIGFGFVYSWSFGREYSDRTVKDLLALPLSRYGVAAAKIVVATLLCEVLSLFMFISGCITAWLTGLDGWSLEVIVQGFSGYAQICLMVIVLSIPVAWMACIGRGFLYPLGIVLLTIVIAQFGGALGIVEYIPWAIPGLLSGASGEESTHLELVSRMLPFLTGAVGLIGTLAWWRYADQT
- a CDS encoding ABC transporter ATP-binding protein; translation: MTAIIQTEGLTKHFGSHHAVDQLSIEVNPGEIYGFLGLNGAGKTTTIRMLLGMIRPDSGSAYLFGRRVDAGSHKLWAEVGYMVETPYSYPELTVRENLEIIRRLRSIPDRSAIDSIIDRLQLTAYRDRKAGTLSLGNGQRLGLAKAMLHHPQVLILDEPTNGLDPAGIVEVRELLRDLAADQGVTIFISSHILGEVSRLTSRIGIVHQGKLLQETDVEDLHPLLRRSLLVQTRDPASARSRLTQAGYAVQQNAEGTLLLQEERAVTNPEHISKLLVYADMPPTLIQVEEEDLEHYFLRVIGSEGGVRG